In a single window of the Diospyros lotus cultivar Yz01 chromosome 10, ASM1463336v1, whole genome shotgun sequence genome:
- the LOC127811260 gene encoding receptor-like kinase TMK4 gives MAVASQQHALLLLFSLSVLLCSDAAADGAVMAKLAASLSPAPSDWTGTDFCSWTGIACDNSNRVTSISLLSKSIAGTLPADLNSLSQLKSLALQGNRLSGALPSLANLTFLEQVFLDRNQFKTIPADFFAGLSNLQSMNLSDNPTLAPWTIPADLTQSSSLNAFSASKASIAGSIPDIFNSFPNLQNLRLSYNNLTGSLPPSFAGSEINSLWINNQMMGLSGTIEVLSSMTQLYHRAGPSTRKNRQLPRAPIFDRSLF, from the coding sequence ATGGCAGTGGCATCCCAACAGCATGCCCTTCTACTCCTCTTCTCCCTCTCCGTTCTCCTCTGCTCTGATGCCGCCGCCGACGGCGCCGTCATGGCCAAGCTGGCCGCATCCCTCTCCCCCGCCCCCTCCGACTGGACCGGCACCGATTTCTGCTCCTGGACCGGCATCGCCTGCGACAACTCCAACCGCGTCACCTCCATCAGCCTCCTTTCCAAGTCCATCGCCGGCACTCTCCCCGCCGATCTCAACTCCCTCTCCCAGCTCAAAAGCCTAGCTCTCCAGGGAAACCGCCTCTCCGGCGCCCTGCCGTCCCTCGCCAACCTCACCTTCCTGGAACAGGTCTTCCTCGACCGGAACCAGTTCAAAACGATCCCCGCCGATTTCTTTGCCGGCCTCTCCAACCTCCAGAGCATGAACCTCAGCGACAATCCCACTCTCGCGCCGTGGACGATCCCCGCCGATCTGACTCAGTCCAGCAGCTTGAACGCCTTCTCCGCCAGCAAAGCCAGCATAGCGGGCTCCATTCCCGACATTTTCAATTCCTTCCCCAACTTGCAAAACCTCCGCCTCTCCTACAACAACCTCACCGGCTCGCTGCCGCCCAGCTTCGCCGGCTCCGAGATCAACAGCTTGTGGATCAACAACCAGATGATGGGCTTATCCGGCACCATTGAGGTGCTTTCTTCCATGACCCAACTCTACCACAGAGCCGGCCCAAGTACAAGGAAAAATAGGCAGCTGCCTAGGGCCCCAATTTTTGATAGGTccctattttaa